TATAACTGATAGAATGTTCAAGCGACTGGCTATGGCTGTCGATCAGCACATTCCAGACGCCGGTATAGGGTACGGTCAACCAGGCGTTATCACGATTTTGCACGCTTAATATGTCGGTCTGCGTGTCTTTAACGTGATTTTTCTCGCTCATCAGATGAATGTGGCAACGCTCTGAACAGCGTACTACCACGGTATCCCCACCAAATAACTTCAAACTTGCCTTTACTAATGCCATTTCTCACCCCGTATTGAAAACAACGTACTTCCCTTCGGAAGTGCTGCGTGATGTTGTTCACATTTTACCCATGAGGCATAACACCAAAGAGTTAGGCTTTGGATGCTGATTTTGATCAAAAAATGGCATAACGATTAAACAATAGTGACAAAATGCCTGAGAAAAGCGTGATCGGGCGCACTTACTTTTGGTAAAGATACGCCCCAATAAGATTAAATTCGGAAATAACCGGCTGTTTCAGCAAGCTCGCCTGAAAAGTGTAATTAGAACGTCAGAACCTTGTCGGCGGTCAGCGTCCATTGCGCCAGCTCCACCAGCGTGCCGACTTCCACACCGTCAATCAGCGGCAGAGTCGTGATCCCGCGCCCATCCGTGCAGGTCTTGCACAGTTTGACCGGGACGTTCTGGGCAGTAAGGATCTCCAGCATCTGCTGGATGTTGTAGCCTTCTGCGGGTTTCTGACCGCGCAAACCCGCCGTGACGGCATCCGACATCAGAAACAGTCGCAGGTCGAGATCGCTTGCCTGTTCACGTAATGCGATCGCCAGTCGCAGGCTGTTGAATAACGATTCGCTACCGTATGCCGCACCGTTGGCAATGATCACTATCTTTTGCATGTTGACTCCTGTTAGCGGGGAGGTTTGATTTGTCAGTCAGTTATGTTACCCCGCCAGCGGAGTGTTACCAATCAAAGTCTGACGAAAAGCAATATCTGGCTGGCTTAAGGATATTCCTGAAAATGTGAGAAAGCCTGCAAAACAATGCAGGGTCAGGTAAGCTTTTAGGGTGTTAAGTTAACTGAACTCCGTAAGAAGCTATCGTCGATTTGAGTCGTTTTGTATCGCATCCCGCCCCTCTCTGGTTACTC
The DNA window shown above is from Citrobacter farmeri and carries:
- a CDS encoding DUF1883 domain-containing protein, whose product is MALVKASLKLFGGDTVVVRCSERCHIHLMSEKNHVKDTQTDILSVQNRDNAWLTVPYTGVWNVLIDSHSQSLEHSISYIAA
- a CDS encoding DsrE/DsrF/TusD sulfur relay family protein gives rise to the protein MQKIVIIANGAAYGSESLFNSLRLAIALREQASDLDLRLFLMSDAVTAGLRGQKPAEGYNIQQMLEILTAQNVPVKLCKTCTDGRGITTLPLIDGVEVGTLVELAQWTLTADKVLTF